The DNA window CCGGAACGCATGTGTTCCAGCACCATCTTTATGATACACCACCATGGGATGCCCGTTTTGCTGCAACACATTTGCAAAAGCTCTGGTGTCATAGTTACCGTGCGCGCTTGTGCTTACGTGCGTGATGCTTTCACTGCTGCCTTGTTTAATCGTCCAAACGATGACGGTTTCAACATCATGACGATGCCCACCTAAAAAAGACCAATGAACAGCCTGATCTTTTTCAAAATAGAGTTCATAAAAATGTGCGCACTTGAGTGGCTCTCCATTTGAGGATGTGTGACATATCTGGCGGTGAATTGTATTGGCAAATTGTTCCCAGCCAGCATCACGGCAATTTCCCCAAGGGGTTGACCATGCCGCATCCAATCCATTATTTTGTGATAGGTTATTATTTTTGTTAAACGGCGTTGCGGGATAGCATCCATCCGAATCAAAATCAAAGACCGGTGCGAAGTTCCTCACCGCGGCTTGGTTATACCACGTCACAGCTTCGTCCAAGCGAGGGAGCTCATCAGCATGAGAGTGCGTGCTGTGGGCAATTGAAATGAGCGCGATGGCGATAACCGAAGTCTTTAGTGTTGCAGGGATTTTCATGTGACTTTCCTTTAGTAAAGTTAATTAGGTCACATGTCTAACGCCTATTGAAGCAAAAAGGAGACAGAAATTTTTGTGAATTTATTGTTACCAAACACCTTTGTTACAACGAAAACTCCAATCCCACCATGAAGCGCCGCCCAAACTCCTCAACTTTCATCAGGCTTGAAGTACGGTCGACAACGGCCAATCGGCGTAATACTTGATTCGTCGCATTAAACACATCAAATCGTACACTGAAACGTGGCGATAAATGCCACAGCAAGCCCAAATCTAAACTCGTGAATGCATCAACCCAAATATCCGCATTATTGCTTCTGTCTCGATGTTCAAGAAACGCACTGCGATAATTTAAATTGAATGCGAATTGCCAAACTTCATTGCCCGTTAGAAATCGCACATTTCCCATCCAATCGGAGACGCCCTCAAGATTGAACTTCTCGTTAAGTTCAGTGTAGACATCAGCTTCAACGAGTTGAGTAACGTTAGCTGACAATCGATTTTGCCGCAAAACCTTTGTCAGTGCAGGTAATTGCCACTCTATACTGCTCGTGAATCCAGTGATGTGACCCTGACCTGAATTGTTTTTTTGTAGTACGCTAAAGGATTGCCCTTGGTAGTCCAGTGTTGTAACGTCTTCGACGATGAAATCATCAATCTCATGTTGAAATGCTAACACCTGAATATCCGTTGTTTCAGCGCTACGCGTAAGAGATAACGTATAACTTTTTCCGAGCACTGGCTTTAAGGTTGGATTGCCTTGCTCTGCATAGGGGAGTCCACCTGAATTGACGTGCAACTTTGGGTTCATGTCAGAATAGTTGGGGCGATTCAAGGCCCAACTATAGGTGCTACGCCATTGCCAATGCGCCGATGCTTGCCATTTAATATTGACTGAGGGGAGCCACTTTACGTAATGCTGCTCCTGTTCGTCAGCGTGCACCCCCACCGTCGCCAAGACGAGTGCCCAATGCAGCACTGCGTGTGTCAGAATATCTGGCTCCAACTTGCCATTCGAACTCCGCGTAATGCCAGTTTGATTTAAAGTAACTTTCTATCGACTCAAACGATACCTCATAACTGTTGAGTAAATCACTTTCTGTTTTGTCGCTAAATGGAAGTGCGATATCAAACAACTGGAATAAGTCCCTTTTCGGAATTAGCCAATAAGGCGTATTACTTATAAACTTTGCCTCAAACGCCTCCGGCAGCGGCTCCAACCAACGACCATCAAGACTTGGTAATGCGCTTAGCGCCGAGGCACTTAGACTCACATCTTGACGTTGGTACTGGTGGCGCTGTTTAGAATGGAGAAATCCCAACTCCACCCACCATGTTTGATCTTGTTCAGTGGCTTGCCACCGCGAATCTATCCCCCATTCATCAACGCGATTTCGCACTTCGGTTAAACGTTTTCGCATCTGAGAAATCTGGCTATAGCTCTCCACAAGCCCTAGCGATTGTGAAAGTTGAAAACGATGGATTGCGTTGCCTTGAAACTCAACCAACGCATTTCCGGGCGCTAGTTTGACGTGTACACGCGAAATGGGCTTTTTAGTGATGCTCGTTGCAGCACTATGGCTAAAAAAGGGCGAAACCTGCCATGATTTCATATCGAGTGTCGCTGTTAGCTGCATCGTTTGATTGGTATAGTTCAGCTGCGACTCTTCACGAGAGGTTTTTGCATCGACATTCGACAAATAGAATTGGTTAATTTGGCCGCTTGATTCATCGACCGTTGCCTGTCCATATGCACTCAGTGGATTGATAGCAAGTCTATGTTCATCAAAGGCGAAGTCCGTATTTGAGTGAAACCACAACCCATTCAGTTGCACAGTGTCATTTAACTGCCAAGTCATTTCAGCCAATCCAGAGGTACGCGTTCTATCTTCGTTTTCAATGGTCAGTGCCAACCCGTCAGTAGGGACTAAGGTGCTATCAGGTAATGCAGGCCAGTGATAATCCGTTGCCGCACCTTGGTTTTCACCCCAATGCCAACTCTCGAATTGGTACTGACGCTGTAATCGGTTTTCATACGAGACTTTGAATACCCCAGCGATGGCCCTATCTGAACTCATGGTATTGGCTGACATTGAGATATTTGGCTGAACGTTGCGATCACCTTCCAATGCAGCTACATCTAAACCGATGTTCATTGCACTGTGTTCAAACTCTAGCGGACGAGCACTTCGTAAATCAATGTTTGCCCCAATTCCACCAAGCGGTAAACGCGCATCGGATGTTTTATATACCAACACATTTGAGAACAACCCTGAGCTCAACGTATCGAAACGAAATTGTTGCCCATACTGGTTCGAGTTGCGGACATTCTCCGTATTTGCCACCCTTAGCCCGTTCAGTAAAACCATTTGGTATTCTGCCCCCAGCCCCATGGCATTAACATTTAAAGCTTCGCCTCTATCTCGTGTGACGCTAACACCTGGTACAACTTGTAAAGCTTCCGCCAAGTTTTCGGCAGGAAGCTGAGTCAACATGGCGCCGACTAAAGACGCTTGTTCGCCGACGGCATTATGTTTGTTTTTTCTCGCGTATTCCGCAGCTTGTTGATAATTATGTTGAAAACGCTGAGTTGACGCGTTGCGGACGGGATCTGCAACCACCGTCACTTCCTCTATGGTCGCTTGCGTCGCCGGCGCGTTTTGCCTTTGAAGTGGCTCGACGGTATCGATCACAATGCCCACCTCCGATTGTCGCCAACGTAAACCAAGGGGTTCGAGCCAATGTGCAAGCGTATTTTCTATCGTATTATCAGTAGATAGTTCACAGTCTACGTACACATCGGCAAGCTTAGATTGGTCATACACTAACGGGAGATCGTAATGTTTGGCGAGATGATTTAAGCAAAAGCCTAAGCTTTCTTCCTTTGCAATGCAGGAAAAGGGCAAAACTATCGCGAAACACAGTAAATTTCGGCAAAACGGCGACATTTGCTCTTTGTTCCTTCCTGCTTTGAAAAAGACTAGTTTGACGAAAACAGATGAAGAAAATATGACTAATTATTGATATAAGAGCAACTAAATAGAAATCACATCATTCTATTTCAGTTGCCTTAACAACAAGTACTTATCTAGGTTCCAACGCGATAGAGTCGGGAAACTTTCGCACATTCAACTGGTGTAATTCTGCAATCAATTGAGTCGTACCTAGCACATCATTTGCCTTAAAACGACCACTAACACGAATACTTGGGTCCACCCTCGTCAATACAACAGGAATATCGCTGTAACGGTTTAGCTGAAATATCGCATCTTGAATACTCACATCGTCCAATTCGAGCCATCCCATTTGCCAATCTGGCTGTGACGCCGAGAAAGCAGTGACTTCGATGTCATTTAATGTTACGTATGCACGCATCCCCTTCGTTAATTCAACTCGTTTATTGCCTTGTTGAGTGCTTACAGACACTTTGCCATGGAATACATCAACTTGAGTTCCTACTAATGTTTTATCAATATTAAATGCTGTACCAAGCACTTGTACGGTCGCATTCCCCGTAAAGACGGTAAAAGGGCGGTTCTCATCGCGTTTTACCTCAAAATAAGCTTCACCTTCACTCAATGTGGCCATACGTTGTGCGCTGCTTTCTTTGAACTGCAATTTCGCGTGACGATTTAAGTTAACGAGTGTACCGTCTGAGAGGTTAACGTCTTTGGGATCTCTGGCGTCAAAATACTGAGCTGTTGATACAACCTCTTCATTCTTCGGTCTTTCCGCATTCAAAAACCACCAGCTTGAGAATGAGAGCAGTAGTGTTGCCGCGGCAACAGCAAACCATTTCCACTCAAATTGTGGAACTGAAGAACGACTATCCGTTGCCTCTGTGCAGGGGACCTTTGCTGCCTCTTTAGCTAGGGCTTCAAGCAATGCAGGATCATTCCAAATCGCGTGTTCTAGCGAATTTCGCTTTTGATCTTTATCGAATTCTGGTGAAGTCATTGGATCTATCTACCTAAAAAATCTTCCCACAAAGTGGAGGTTGCTTAATCAACGCGCTAAGTCACCCGCACACGTATCCAAAGAATCTTGCATAGCACGTTTAAACATGTCCATCGCTCTAGAAATATGCTTTTTCACTGCTTCATCCGTTAACGATAAACTTTGTGCAATCTGCACACGTGTTTCACCATGTAAACGACGACGAACGAATATTTCTCGCCTCAAAGGGGACATTTCGCTCAACACTCGCTGATAGAGTTGCACACGTTGTTCATGTTCCAGCATTGATTCCAACGATTGGGCATCGCACTCAGGTTCATGTTCAAGACTTTCTGGTGATTTATTTTGTTCGTTATGATGGTCAATGACCAAATGTCGCGCCATGCGATAACCATAAGCCAATGGATTTTCAATAGGCGAACTAGGCTCCGCTTTCAACGCTTTAAGTAACAACTTTTGGAACAAGTCCTCGGCGTCAGCCTGTTCACCCACCGCTCGACGAAAATACCCTTTCAACGCATCTTGATTAGTGATAAAGCACTGTACTAACGTTCGCGTCTGGTCCTTTTCCTCGCCGAACGATGAGGAAGAAAAATGAATTGAAGACATAAATGGGTTGTTCTTATACAACATCGCTTTTTTGATAAGACGGCAAACTTAACCCAGCGGGGACATTATTTTCATGAACATTTCATGACGGTTTTATGTCGCAACTGCCGTAAAAATGAAACAAAAACTTCATTAAAATCAAACGTCCCCTTCGGAATTTCTTATCTGTCTTTACTGGCGAATTTTAATAAAAGTCGCCATTCATGCTGACAGGAACAATTATGAATACTCACCGATTATTTGCACTTTCGCCTCTAGCGCTTGCTCTCGGCACTCTTTTATCAAGCACCAATGCGCTTGCTGATGACCAATCAACCCCATCCAATGACATCGAAGAAATTGTTGTCACTGGCAGTTATGTCAAAAGCTTAGAAAAGGCGATTGATTTAAAGCGCGTGAATATTGGCTTTTCGGATTCCATCGTTGCATCAGACATTGCCGATTTTCCTGAGCAAAATCTTGCAGAAGCACTGCAACGTATGCCGGGTGTGACGATTGAACGAAATAAAGGTCTAGGTCAGAAAGTTAATGTTCGCAGCCTACCGAGTGAATTTACCTTTGTGTCTATTAATAACTTGGCGACCGCATCAGGCAGCGGCGGACGCGATGTCGAATTTGATATGTTCGCATCAGAGATAATTCAAAGTGTTACGGTGAAAAAGTCTCCTACTGCGGCGGATGAAGAAGGTGGCATTGCGGGCTCAGTCACAATCACCACTGCTCGCCCATTTGACTACGATGGGCGCCAATTGGTTGTCTCTGCAGAAACTGCTTACAACGATATATCAGAAAAATCAGACCCAAAATTTGCTGTACTTGCCAGCGACACCTTTGGTGATTGGGGGGCGCTTGCGTCTTTTGCCTATTCAAAACGTAGCAACCGTACCGACAGTAATTCTGGGATTAACTTCCGCCCTCTTTCACGTTGGTTAGAAAAGACAGGCAAATCACAATGGCAAGCAGATCAAGCGGCCGATGTTTTGCTTCGCGACACGGGAATTTCCATCAATGACCGAAAAAACAAAGACGAAACTAGCCGCGTCGTATTCTTAGATAAAGTGGGCGATCGTGCCTATCTAACGGAACAAGATAAATGGGGGGCGACACTGTCGTTACAATACAAACCAAACAGTGAATTGAGTTTAACGTTTGATGGACTGCTAGGTAATTTCGACAACCATGAAGACGAGTACGATGCCGCAGCCTATACCGCATCCAGTATCAGTTCGCTTGAAAAAATCAATCAATACGATAGCACTACCCTTTCAGACTACGGTATCACGGTACTAACCGATGTAGACTATGCAGCAACACAGCACGAATTTCTAAGCAAAGAAAATAGCCAAGAAACTGATTATCAGCAATTTAGTTTAACGTTGGATTGGCAGCTAGAGGCATGGAAAATCTACGGTATTGTGGGCTACAGTGGAGCGGAAAAACAAGCAGAAACCACAAACCTTAAACATACCGCCTATCGCCCAACTCGCACTCGATACACCAGCACTGGTGGTGAAACTCTGCCAAGTAGCAACCCAAACACTTTTGATATGTACAACTCGCCAGATGCCTATCTGTTTGACTACTACGAAGTTAACCAAGAACATATCAACGACGACAAATACGCGGCACAACTCGATTTCAAACGCGACTTGCAGCTCGACTTTTTCCCAGCCTTGGCGCAAATACAATTGGGGGTGCGTGCCACTGACAAATCCAAAGAGCGAGACTACGGCACAAATCGCGTGAAAGGCCCATCGGAAGACGACAGTTCTTGGGTTGGTGTACGCACATTGGCAGACAGTCAATTGACCGACATTTCAACTCTTGTCTCTGGTGGAGAGTACCTCTCAGAAGTAGACAGCAAAGTAAACTGGATGCAAATTGCCAATAGTTATGCCCGTAACGAATTGCGTTACGCGGGCTTTAACGTCGCCTACGAGCCGGATCAATATTATAAAGTGAAGGAAAAAACACTCGCTTTATATGCAATGGTTGATTTTCACTTTGACATCGCAACCATGCCAGCGACGTTAAATGCGGGTGTCCGATACATTGACACGAAAGTGCACTCGTCTGGTTATCACCAAGTGCAAAATGAAGATGGCACAACGGGCTTTACCGCAAAACCGGTCTCTAAAGATGGCAATTACAAAGAAACGTTACCAAGCGTGAACTTCGCTTTGGAATTAACGGACGATTTGTTGCTTCGAGCAGCCGCTTCAAAAACCTTTATTCGCCCAGCGTTAACTGACATTGCTTATAAACGCAGCGTGAGCTTAAACGAATTTAAATATCGAGATGGTAACCCTGATCTGAAACCAACTTATGCTGATCAATGGGAATTTGGCCTTGAATGGTACTTGGACGAAGGAGCGTTGCTAGCCGTTTCTTATTTTGAGAAAGAAATAGAAGGTGTTGTGCGTGAATCACTTACGGGGGTGGTTAACAATGTGACGAAATACAATGACAATGGCAGCGTCGATGGCATTTATGATTTCGACATTTACCAAAAAGTAAATGCTGAAGGTTCGTACGATGTCAGTGGCATCGAATTGGTCGCTCAATTACCTTTGTCTTACTTTGATGAAATGCTCAGTGGCTTTGGCATCAATGCAAACTACACCGTACTCGACAACTCGTTAACGGGTGCATCTGACCTTGGTATCCCGACGCCACCAGAAGGGCTTGCAGAAGAAACTTATAACGTGACTGTCTATTACGAAAATCAACGCTTTGATGCGCGTATTTCTTACAACTACAAAGATAAATACGTCGAGCGAATTGAGCGCGATATGTACCCTGTATACCGCAATGCTTATGGACAAACGGATATTTCATTGGGCTACCGAGTGAATGACATGGTTAAGGTAACACTTGAAGGGATAAACATTCTCAATGAAGAGACCACGGGTTACACACTCAACCCTGTTTTCCCAACGATGTATGAGTTTTCGGGTCGTCGCATCTCCTTGGGTATCCGAGGTAATTTCTAAACCCTGTTGGCGCTTGACCTGCGTTTAAATCAACGTAGGTCGAGCGTCTTTTAACTTTACGTGATTTTAGAAAACTGAATATGAAAGCCTTCTTATCCGTTCTTCTGTGCCTTTTTTGCCAATCGCTGTCAGCTCGACATGCGCAAAATGTCGATGTCGCATTTCTACCTGATGTTCATTTACATGATATTTATGCCGATTTTAACTCTGCGGCATTTCAGGGTATTAGACTGTCCGGACTCAATAAGCCTGTCAGTATTCGCTCTATGGCAGCACAGCTTCATTCTACTCGCTTATTTAACGAGAATTACTTTGCTCTAATAAGTGCTCTAGATGATATAGCCTCCCGAGGAATAAAATTCGTCGCACTACCAGGAGACTTTACTGATGATGGGCAACCAGCCCACTTACAAGGCTTAAAAAACCTATTAAAAGAATACGAAAAAAAACATGGTATGCGATTTTTCGCCATTCCTGGAAATCACGACCCTGTCAGTCCATTTGGTAAAGCGGGCGGCAAGAGCGACTTTCTAACGGCTACAGGAACAGAAATCGGCATTTTCAGTCTTGATCACAAAAGTTGCCAGCCAACCAAGCGCCGAAACCCAACTCCAACTATTTGCAGTGATGCGATAAAACACGGTGGCTACGCTGATATAATGGCTCAACTGGCGCCATTTGGGTTAATGCCAGACCCACGCGATGTCCTTTGGGAAACGCCCTTTTCCAAAGACCGAAGCAAGTCTTCGTTAACCTTTCGCCATTACAAACAATGTTCAAGTGATAAAAAAACCTGTGTCTCGATGCCTGATACCAGCTATCTCGTTGAACCCACTCCAGGCTTGTGGCTTTTAGCGATTGACGCGAACGTTTATATGCCATCCTTGGTATCCAGTGAAGTCCATTTTCAGGGATCCGGCAATGCTGGCTACAATAAGATACTGACGGAAAAGCCTTTTTTACTTACTTGGATAAAGGAGATTGTGGCTAGGGCAAAATCAGAAAATAAGACCTTAATTGCATTTAGCCATTTTCCGATGGCAGAATTCTACGACCAACAATCACCTGTTATGCGTGATGTGTTTGGTCATGAGGCTTTTCAACTTGCGCGAGAGCCACGCTCGAGCACCAGTGACGTACTTGCGAAAACAGGTCTGCGCTTACACATCGCGGGCCACATGCACATGAACGACACCAGTATCACACGTACACAAGAAAATGTACTGGTAAACGTACAAGCTCCGTCCATTGCGGCGTATAGACCTGCATACAAACACATTTCAGTGCACAATGAAGTGGCGCAGATTAACACGATTAAATTGGATGAAGTCAGTCATTTCAACGCGCTGTTTCCAGCCTATCTTGCTGAACACCAATACCTAACAGCGACTCAATCTAAGGCTATTTGGGATGACAATATCTTGCATGCAAGGAATTATCATGAATTTGCCAAAGCTCATTTGTTGGCGCTTGCCAGAATGAGATTTTTCCCCGCCGAATGGTCAAAAGTATTCAAATCAGAACTATTGGATACCTCACTATTCAATTTACTTCAAAAGCTGCCCACCCATACTAATGCATTACTAAGTAAAGACTTACAGCCGCTAGAAAGCACGACGTTAATGGATTTTGTTGGTGACTTTTACATGTTGCGTAACGCTGGCTCACTGGCGCTTGAGGATATACCTCAATCGCATCAACTCGCTTATTTTGAGATGGCAAAACAACTACGCAATCGAAACAGTGTAACCAACCAAGAGATGGACCCGTCCTGTTTAAATTTAAATAAAAAAGACACAACTTGGTGTTTAGTTGGAAAGGCGTTGGCGCAAACCCTCTCAATATTCCAGCAATTAAATCAGGACAAATACGATGAATGTGTAGTCGTTAAACTTGACGCACGAAATGCAACAAACGCAGTCGAGCAGTGTGATATCGCAAGTGCACGAAACCACTAATGCGCCATACATTTGTAACGTTAGAGCAGGGCAAATCAACATTTTGCCCTGCCCGTAACGATTAAGGCTCCGCTAATTGTCGTTGCTCTTGATCAGTGTAAACACGTTGATAGTTCGCGAAACTGAGTCCAAGCCATTGAGGTAAAGTGGCACTCACAAAAATAGATGACCACGTGCCAACCGCAATCCCAACAAAGAGCGCACAAGCAAAACCTTGTAGGCTCGCGCCACCGAGCCACCAAATCGCCGCGACAGTCGTCAACGTTGTTGACGACGTTATCGTTGTTCTACCAAGCGTAGTACCCAGCGCTTCATTAATAGTATCACTCACCAGAGCATCAGGGCGCACACGTACCAGCTCTCGCACTTTATCGCCAATGATAATGGAGTCATTCAGCGAGTAACCGACTATCGCTAAAAGTGCAGCAAGGACGGTTAAATCGAACTCCATTCCCGTTAGCGAAAAGCACGCGACCGTAATTACAATATCGTGCAACAACGCCAAGCTCGCGGAAACGGCCAATCGCCACTCAAACCGAACAATAAGATATAGCCCAACCGCAAGCAGGCTAACAAGCAACGCTAATCCGCCTTGCTCAACTAATTCAGATCCTACCTGTGAACCGACAAAGCGACTGTCTAAAATTTTTATCCCCATTGAATCAGGGAGTTTAGTTTGCCAACTCAACGGCTCTTCAACCTCATTTTGAGGTGGTTGAAACAGTTGCCATTGCAGCACACCATTGCTTGATAAACGAAAATTGCCCGGTACAACCACATTCAACTCATGCTCCAATTCGCTTGCCGTAAGGTCTTTTACGATTTGAAACTCAGTAACGTAGCCACCCGTAAAATCTTGCCCAAGTAAAACTCCTCGCTGTGTAATCAAAATACAGCTCAGCACAACGGCAAGGATGCTCAGCCACAAACCTGATGTCCGAATTTTTTGCCATACATTAACCATGTTGCCCCCCTTTCACGCCGCTACTTTTGATCGTTTTATTTGCCAGTTCTGGCGCTCGATAAAACCAATGCGATAATTGAGCGGAAACCACCACCCCACAAAACATACTGGTTATGATCCCAAGCGCTAACGTAATGGCAAATCCTTTGATTGGGCCATAACCAATCGCCATGAGCACTATGGCAGTGATCATCGTGGTTAAGTTCGCATCAACAATGCTGCTTTGAGCTTGTTGATAGCCTCGCTGCAACGCCGTGATCATACGGCTACCTTGTTTGCGCTCCTCTTTGATCCGCTCAAAAATTATCACATTTGTATCAACGGCCATACCAATAGTAAGTACTAACCCAGCGATACCGGGCAAGGTCAGCACGACATTTGGCAATAACGACATTAGACCAATTAAACACACTAAGTTAGCAACGAGTGCAATGCAGGCAATCACCCCAAGTTTACGATACCACAACAACATAAACCCCAGTGTTAACGACAAGCCAAGTGCAAGAGCTTTAAATCCGCTATTGATGTTTTGTGCCCCCAAACTTGGACCGATTGTCCGCTCAGTCACGATGGTCAAAGGTGCATCCAAGGAGCCTGCACGCAACAAAAGCGCTAAGTCTTCCGCTTTTTGCCACGACCCCATGTTCGTGATGCTAAAGCGTTGACCAAGTACTTGCTGAATAGTAGCAACTGAAATTACGGTGCTATTTTCATGAATTTCACCCTGACTGTCTGCCACATATTCGCTGTACAACGTCGCCATCGGCTGGCCAACATTGTTCCTAGAAAAGCGAAGCATCTTTGCTCCACCTTGCGAAGTTAAGTGAAGTTGAACTAACGGCTTGCCATAGTCATCTCGTCCCGCTTGCGCCGTATCAATGTCTGCGCCACTAAAAATGGCGAGCGGATTTAGGTTCACAATACCATGTTCTGCTTTGACCGCTTTGCCACCAACATCCTGTAGCGCGTGGAATGAGAGTTGTGCTGTTGCACCGATAATGCGTTTCGCCGCTGCTGGATCCTGTACTCCAGGTAATTCAATACGAATGTAATTTGTCCCTTGACGCTGTGTGACGGCTTCAGTAATCCCTAACTCTTCAATTCTAGAACGTAATGTAGTCAGGGCTTGTACCATGGTTTGCTTTTCAAAGGTGACTTTGCCCTCTTCGTTGTAACTCAGTGTTGAACGTTGCAAATTCCCTTGTTGATAAGTAACAGCCGTTAATTGTGGGAATTGCTTTACGAGCGCGTTTTGCAGATGTCGCAAGGCATCTTGACCTTTTGGTAACGCAATTAGCTCCACTTCTGTGGCTGAACTGCGCTCAATGCGCACACCGTGCAATTTCTCCTTAACTCTGAATGCTTGTGCTTCCAATGCAATATTTTCCATACGCTTTTCAAGCGCTTTGTCCGTATCAACCTTAAGTACAAAAAGCACTCCTCCGTTGAGGTCCAAACCCAGTTTAATTGGCGACAGCCCGAGCTTTTGTAACCAGATTGGCGCGGTAGATTGCTCCATGACTTTCACTGTTGCATGGGCTTGCAAGCTCTCGGAAAGTATTTCTTGTGCTGCAGCGGACGCGGTTTGGGGTATTAACATCACCTCGGTGCTTGCCGATTCTGTGTTTGAGCGGATGGTCGCGACGTTGAAGTGATGTTGCTGTAGTACTTGTTGAATCAGATCTGGGCTAGGAATTGCGTCCCCTGACTTCGATGGACTAATACGCAACACGGTATTATTTTGATAAAAATTAGGTAAGGCACACAGCCCAAGCGCAATAATGACAAGCAGGATGGCCATGCGTTTTAATTGCGCTTGCCACGGCGTGCGCAATACTTTGTTTGATTTAAACATACTAAACTCTCTTAGCTGCTGTGCAAATGCAAAAGGCTAAACACGACAGCTTGTTACCTGATAAGAATCCGAAGCGCCTAGAGCAGCTTTCGGCTACGATGAGAAACGATCAGGCGTTTTGTTGGTATGTTAGTCGAGCGCGATACGTGAGGTTTGCGAGTTGGCAGTTATCAATTGCACCAGTACGTGGTCTGGTGGCGCATTGATACCATGGTTGAATTTCAGGTTTATCAGGACGATATTGAACATCACGACAGATTTCAGTATCAGCCAAAGTGTAAACGAGCAAATAATTAGGTTGCTGATCTGGATGTAGAAAATAGCTTGGGTGAGTCACCCGGCTGCGTTCAGGAAGCTCCACTGGATGTGGTGCTGGCAACTGGTGCTGTATTCCTGATTTAGGCATCGTCGGATGGAAAAGCTTAACACCTCGCCCAAATGCGTTGGTCTCGTCTACCGATAGCAATTCATTCGCAGCGTCTTGATCGCTTTCGAATGTATGCAATGAGTTTACTGACGTTGCTTGCCAAGTTGTTGCCATAGCATCACGACTACCAAGACCCAGTAGCGTACAAAACAATAAAATGGCTAAAACAACGCGCGACATAGTGACAACGACTCCCTTAATCTTGCTCGAAGATAAGGGCTTGGCAACCTTTTTTCAAGTCTAAGTTCGATTTGTGAATAAAAAAGCCCCGCAAAATGCGAGGCTTTTTTATAATTTGTTGAGTCAGCCGGTAAGCCACTGATTTGATGTTTGTGGAGTGGATAATTTCACACAATAAAAAGCCCAGGCTTAATGCCTGGGCTTTTTATCAAAGTTTGTTGAGTCAGCCGGTAAGCCGGGTTCTGTCGTGGATAATCATTCGTCTAGGCCTAAGATCACTCTTAGGCTCAAGCAACCTACCCGGTTCCGATGTGGGCCACACCTTAAGGAACCCTATTTGGTCTTGCTCCGGGTGGAGTTTACCGTGCCACGAACTGTTACCAGCCGC is part of the Pseudoalteromonas xiamenensis genome and encodes:
- a CDS encoding FecR family protein, producing the protein MTSPEFDKDQKRNSLEHAIWNDPALLEALAKEAAKVPCTEATDSRSSVPQFEWKWFAVAAATLLLSFSSWWFLNAERPKNEEVVSTAQYFDARDPKDVNLSDGTLVNLNRHAKLQFKESSAQRMATLSEGEAYFEVKRDENRPFTVFTGNATVQVLGTAFNIDKTLVGTQVDVFHGKVSVSTQQGNKRVELTKGMRAYVTLNDIEVTAFSASQPDWQMGWLELDDVSIQDAIFQLNRYSDIPVVLTRVDPSIRVSGRFKANDVLGTTQLIAELHQLNVRKFPDSIALEPR
- a CDS encoding NPP1 family protein; the encoded protein is MKIPATLKTSVIAIALISIAHSTHSHADELPRLDEAVTWYNQAAVRNFAPVFDFDSDGCYPATPFNKNNNLSQNNGLDAAWSTPWGNCRDAGWEQFANTIHRQICHTSSNGEPLKCAHFYELYFEKDQAVHWSFLGGHRHDVETVIVWTIKQGSSESITHVSTSAHGNYDTRAFANVLQQNGHPMVVYHKDGAGTHAFRFANQQDKENVEFQGNWGVFYTPQILSHYRAAASYQSTSWDRYWANRRYREALAQSNFGSASFKTRSDNVLIDQANAAKPTDEVWQSMQFNTNDVEQTKRAEFSANYADIASEINE
- a CDS encoding TonB-dependent receptor domain-containing protein, yielding MEPDILTHAVLHWALVLATVGVHADEQEQHYVKWLPSVNIKWQASAHWQWRSTYSWALNRPNYSDMNPKLHVNSGGLPYAEQGNPTLKPVLGKSYTLSLTRSAETTDIQVLAFQHEIDDFIVEDVTTLDYQGQSFSVLQKNNSGQGHITGFTSSIEWQLPALTKVLRQNRLSANVTQLVEADVYTELNEKFNLEGVSDWMGNVRFLTGNEVWQFAFNLNYRSAFLEHRDRSNNADIWVDAFTSLDLGLLWHLSPRFSVRFDVFNATNQVLRRLAVVDRTSSLMKVEEFGRRFMVGLEFSL
- a CDS encoding TonB-dependent receptor plug domain-containing protein, with the translated sequence MSPFCRNLLCFAIVLPFSCIAKEESLGFCLNHLAKHYDLPLVYDQSKLADVYVDCELSTDNTIENTLAHWLEPLGLRWRQSEVGIVIDTVEPLQRQNAPATQATIEEVTVVADPVRNASTQRFQHNYQQAAEYARKNKHNAVGEQASLVGAMLTQLPAENLAEALQVVPGVSVTRDRGEALNVNAMGLGAEYQMVLLNGLRVANTENVRNSNQYGQQFRFDTLSSGLFSNVLVYKTSDARLPLGGIGANIDLRSARPLEFEHSAMNIGLDVAALEGDRNVQPNISMSANTMSSDRAIAGVFKVSYENRLQRQYQFESWHWGENQGAATDYHWPALPDSTLVPTDGLALTIENEDRTRTSGLAEMTWQLNDTVQLNGLWFHSNTDFAFDEHRLAINPLSAYGQATVDESSGQINQFYLSNVDAKTSREESQLNYTNQTMQLTATLDMKSWQVSPFFSHSAATSITKKPISRVHVKLAPGNALVEFQGNAIHRFQLSQSLGLVESYSQISQMRKRLTEVRNRVDEWGIDSRWQATEQDQTWWVELGFLHSKQRHQYQRQDVSLSASALSALPSLDGRWLEPLPEAFEAKFISNTPYWLIPKRDLFQLFDIALPFSDKTESDLLNSYEVSFESIESYFKSNWHYAEFEWQVGARYSDTRSAALGTRLGDGGGAR
- a CDS encoding RNA polymerase sigma factor gives rise to the protein MSSIHFSSSSFGEEKDQTRTLVQCFITNQDALKGYFRRAVGEQADAEDLFQKLLLKALKAEPSSPIENPLAYGYRMARHLVIDHHNEQNKSPESLEHEPECDAQSLESMLEHEQRVQLYQRVLSEMSPLRREIFVRRRLHGETRVQIAQSLSLTDEAVKKHISRAMDMFKRAMQDSLDTCAGDLAR